One genomic segment of Chitinophaga sancti includes these proteins:
- a CDS encoding Gfo/Idh/MocA family oxidoreductase has protein sequence MLKIGIFGVGHLGKIHLSQWATIKDVEVVGFFDPSDSNAASVAQQYQIPRFSTAEELIQASDAIDIIAPTTQHFKLCESAIRNGKHIFVEKPMTNTMEEAKTLVKLVEEANIKFQVGHVERFNPAFLALKGHALNPMFIEVHRLAEFNPRGTDVSVILDLMIHDIDIVLSIVQSTVNRISASGVAVMSDTPDIANVRIEFHNGCVANLTSSRISLKKMRKMRLFQKDAYIGIDFLDKKTEIIKLKTPEDEGLFTLDIDTNSGKKTIAIDNPEIKQVNAIRMELELFRDAILLNKPVPVNAIDGLQAMEVAHQILAKINKGLSSEA, from the coding sequence ATGCTCAAAATAGGAATCTTTGGTGTGGGGCACCTGGGTAAGATCCATCTTTCTCAATGGGCCACCATAAAAGACGTAGAAGTAGTCGGCTTTTTTGATCCAAGTGATAGCAATGCCGCCAGTGTAGCACAGCAATACCAGATTCCGAGATTCTCGACCGCGGAAGAACTGATACAGGCTTCTGATGCCATTGATATCATCGCTCCTACCACCCAGCACTTCAAGTTATGTGAAAGCGCTATCCGTAACGGAAAGCACATTTTCGTGGAGAAACCTATGACCAATACCATGGAAGAAGCTAAAACACTGGTGAAACTGGTGGAAGAAGCTAATATCAAATTCCAGGTAGGTCATGTGGAACGTTTCAACCCGGCTTTCCTTGCGCTGAAAGGACATGCACTCAACCCCATGTTCATCGAAGTACATCGCCTGGCTGAATTTAATCCACGTGGTACGGACGTAAGCGTAATTCTGGACCTGATGATCCATGATATCGACATCGTGCTCAGTATCGTACAGTCAACCGTGAACCGTATCTCTGCCAGTGGCGTCGCTGTGATGAGCGATACACCTGATATAGCCAATGTTCGCATTGAATTCCATAACGGCTGCGTAGCCAACCTGACATCCAGCCGTATCTCTCTGAAAAAGATGCGCAAAATGCGCCTCTTCCAGAAAGATGCTTACATCGGCATCGACTTCCTGGATAAGAAGACTGAAATCATCAAGCTGAAAACACCAGAAGATGAAGGGCTATTCACATTGGATATAGATACCAACAGCGGTAAAAAAACCATCGCTATCGACAATCCTGAAATCAAACAGGTGAACGCGATCAGAATGGAGCTGGAATTGTTCAGAGATGCTATTCTACTGAATAAACCTGTACCGGTGAATGCAATTGATGGTCTGCAGGCTATGGAAGTAGCACATCAGATCCTTGCTAAAATCAATAAGGGATTATCTTCAGAAGCTTAA
- a CDS encoding thiamine pyrophosphate-dependent enzyme gives MFKDNTITPTIKAGIANKQGLWLKAFRLMCQASQMAATYEANRSVCKYVHSTSRGHEAIQIAAGLQLHPWDYASPYYRDDSMMLAMGFTPLELMLQLLAKGDDPFSGGRSYYSHPASRVPNRPLIPHQSSATGMQVIPATGMAQGIRYLERNLSDSLPTGPHGELPVVLCSLGDGSVTEGEVSEAWQSAILWELPVIYLVQDNEWGISASSAETRVMDAYEYAAGFKGLKRIRVDGSDFEESYHGMEAAISYVRKERKPVLVHACVPLLGHHTSGVRKEWYRTDEDLSFHGEKDPLPKLKALLISSGIPEKDLLTIERETQEYIEAEFDKARIAQDPDPRTVKDHVFAPAAVTSEKGNRTPANGVKVMMVDAALHAVEEILRDYPEAIFFGQDVGRRLGGVFREAATLAEKFGDHRVYNTAIQEAYIVGATAGLSAVGVKPIVEIQFADYIYPGFNQLVTEISKSCYLSYGKFPVQTLIRIPIGAYGGGGPYHSGSIESTLLTIKGIKVVYPSNAADMKGLMKAAFLDPNPVVMLEHKGLYWSKVPGTQAAIMVEPDADYQLPMGKGRVVVPAHPKDVKKGDTCCIITYGMGVYWAMAVAAAFPGQVEVIDLRTLFPLDEELVYSSVSRHGKCLVLTEEQLNNSFAQALAGRIQQHCFRSLDAPIFTIGALDLPAVPINLALENEMLPNPQKVKAAVKELLAY, from the coding sequence GTGTTTAAAGATAATACAATCACCCCAACTATAAAAGCAGGTATTGCTAATAAGCAAGGCCTATGGCTGAAAGCCTTCCGGCTGATGTGTCAGGCTTCCCAAATGGCCGCCACGTATGAAGCGAATCGCTCCGTTTGCAAATATGTACATTCCACGTCTCGTGGGCATGAAGCTATTCAGATAGCAGCAGGATTACAGTTACACCCCTGGGATTATGCCAGTCCTTATTATCGCGATGACAGTATGATGCTGGCCATGGGGTTTACTCCTCTTGAGCTGATGTTACAACTCCTCGCTAAGGGAGATGACCCTTTCTCTGGCGGTCGATCGTATTATAGTCATCCAGCCAGCCGGGTGCCCAATCGCCCCTTAATCCCTCACCAGAGCAGTGCTACCGGCATGCAGGTCATTCCGGCTACAGGCATGGCGCAGGGTATCCGTTATCTGGAAAGAAATTTATCGGACTCTCTGCCTACCGGGCCCCATGGAGAATTACCGGTAGTTCTTTGCTCTCTCGGTGATGGCAGTGTTACAGAAGGTGAAGTGAGTGAAGCATGGCAGAGTGCGATTCTATGGGAGTTACCTGTCATTTACCTGGTACAGGACAATGAATGGGGTATTTCTGCTTCATCTGCAGAAACCCGTGTAATGGATGCATATGAATATGCTGCGGGATTTAAAGGCCTGAAACGCATACGGGTGGATGGAAGTGATTTTGAAGAGAGTTATCACGGCATGGAGGCGGCTATCAGTTATGTACGCAAGGAAAGAAAACCTGTATTGGTCCATGCCTGTGTACCATTGTTAGGGCACCATACCTCAGGTGTACGAAAGGAATGGTATAGAACAGATGAAGACCTGTCCTTTCACGGAGAAAAGGATCCCTTACCAAAACTAAAAGCATTATTAATATCCTCCGGTATTCCGGAGAAGGACCTGTTAACCATTGAAAGAGAAACACAGGAATATATAGAAGCCGAATTTGATAAGGCGCGGATAGCGCAGGATCCGGATCCCCGCACCGTAAAGGATCATGTATTTGCACCTGCTGCAGTTACAAGTGAAAAGGGGAATCGTACCCCTGCAAACGGTGTGAAAGTGATGATGGTGGATGCTGCTTTGCATGCGGTAGAAGAAATTCTGCGGGACTATCCTGAAGCCATCTTTTTTGGTCAGGATGTAGGACGCCGTTTGGGTGGCGTATTCCGCGAAGCAGCTACCCTTGCTGAAAAATTCGGTGACCACAGGGTATACAACACGGCTATACAGGAAGCTTATATTGTTGGGGCCACTGCTGGTTTATCAGCAGTAGGTGTTAAGCCTATTGTAGAAATTCAGTTTGCCGATTATATCTATCCTGGATTTAATCAGCTGGTGACGGAGATTTCGAAATCCTGTTACCTCAGCTATGGCAAATTCCCGGTACAGACCCTGATCCGTATACCTATAGGAGCTTACGGAGGAGGAGGTCCATATCATTCTGGTAGTATCGAATCTACTTTGTTAACTATCAAAGGTATTAAAGTAGTCTACCCATCGAATGCTGCAGATATGAAAGGGCTGATGAAGGCGGCTTTTTTAGATCCTAATCCGGTTGTTATGCTGGAGCACAAAGGTTTATACTGGAGCAAGGTCCCTGGTACACAGGCAGCGATCATGGTTGAACCAGATGCAGACTATCAGTTACCTATGGGCAAGGGTAGGGTAGTGGTACCTGCTCATCCAAAAGATGTGAAGAAGGGTGATACTTGTTGTATTATCACTTACGGAATGGGGGTATACTGGGCAATGGCTGTCGCTGCGGCCTTCCCTGGTCAGGTAGAGGTGATTGATCTGCGTACGTTATTCCCGCTGGATGAAGAGCTGGTCTATTCATCAGTTTCCCGCCATGGAAAATGTCTTGTGCTCACTGAAGAACAACTGAACAATTCTTTTGCGCAGGCTTTAGCGGGTCGTATTCAACAGCATTGCTTCCGCTCGCTGGATGCGCCGATTTTCACGATTGGTGCTTTGGATTTGCCAGCAGTGCCTATCAATCTGGCATTGGAGAATGAAATGTTGCCAAATCCGCAAAAGGTGAAGGCTGCGGTGAAGGAATTATTAGCGTATTAA
- a CDS encoding DUF4157 domain-containing protein produces MFYSSPQKKSSIATSSHAFFGEQQTSSPFFQPVVQPKLAINSPGDKYEQEADSMADRVMSMPQAEAAPSIQRKCKQCEEEEKGNLMRKATNDGGFHTPQHFESKLAESKGTGTPLPTDTRIFMENAFHADLSHVRIHDNTASTAMSNTIQAKAFTHGSDIYFNSGQYNPHSAEGKHLLAHELTHTQQQRKGGLSLQRQSADAPGQTSFRSANIPLEKWGDNVEQSYRRAGLVNAANAVRDCREWGACDKVLTEAEVYHMYSTGRQQAGLNDPKAQATQQANMAPLAAPLVAGSIRAGAATAVEGATESAAKTALERAAVRWGTASVIEGGASTAPAAAGATVSTVAIPVALGVYVAASIYDLINYGAFQNMLTKQGYIILPSPLGVCIGNCHQPKAPQPSPWLSGTDLLTPTTRQPLTPFDRYPFPFPNPSPWPEDEDKKNGCRSRWIEPKFGRYPCHSDYAKLFSGTRLEYQVTAPDGLTADFDAVRGDMLIEVKTGYEWLLNKHLSPEMQARKKQVISRFMDQSIRQFLIAAECGYDVEWYFNSKPVADMMRDELPHVEVKWRAFNCDKDSDFTW; encoded by the coding sequence ATGTTTTATTCGAGCCCCCAAAAGAAATCATCGATTGCTACAAGTTCACACGCTTTTTTTGGTGAACAACAAACTTCATCTCCATTTTTTCAACCAGTCGTACAACCTAAACTTGCAATAAACAGTCCAGGAGATAAATATGAGCAGGAAGCCGATAGTATGGCTGATCGGGTGATGTCCATGCCTCAGGCAGAGGCAGCGCCGTCCATACAAAGAAAATGTAAGCAATGTGAAGAAGAAGAAAAGGGGAACCTGATGCGTAAGGCTACGAATGATGGAGGCTTCCATACACCTCAACACTTTGAATCAAAACTGGCGGAGAGCAAAGGAACCGGTACACCATTGCCAACCGATACTCGAATCTTTATGGAAAATGCCTTCCATGCAGATCTATCGCATGTTCGCATTCATGATAATACAGCATCGACAGCCATGAGTAACACCATACAGGCAAAAGCATTTACACATGGAAGCGACATTTATTTTAACAGCGGCCAATATAACCCACACAGTGCTGAAGGCAAACATTTACTGGCGCATGAATTAACACATACCCAACAGCAGAGAAAAGGGGGCCTATCCCTGCAAAGGCAATCTGCTGATGCACCTGGGCAGACATCCTTTAGATCGGCCAATATCCCTCTTGAAAAATGGGGAGATAATGTGGAGCAGTCTTATCGCCGGGCCGGGCTTGTCAATGCTGCCAACGCAGTTCGTGACTGCCGGGAATGGGGGGCCTGTGATAAAGTACTCACTGAAGCTGAAGTGTATCATATGTACAGCACGGGACGACAGCAAGCAGGCCTTAATGATCCTAAGGCACAAGCCACACAACAAGCTAATATGGCTCCTTTAGCAGCTCCCCTGGTTGCAGGTTCTATTAGGGCAGGTGCGGCAACTGCGGTAGAAGGCGCCACTGAATCCGCTGCAAAGACAGCTTTAGAAAGGGCAGCGGTTCGATGGGGTACTGCCAGTGTAATCGAAGGAGGCGCATCCACAGCACCAGCAGCGGCAGGTGCCACTGTAAGCACTGTGGCTATACCAGTAGCCTTAGGAGTGTATGTTGCCGCATCCATTTACGATCTTATTAACTACGGAGCATTCCAAAATATGCTGACGAAACAAGGGTATATTATTCTGCCATCACCATTAGGGGTATGCATTGGTAACTGCCATCAACCCAAGGCTCCGCAACCAAGTCCTTGGTTGAGTGGTACGGACCTTCTTACACCAACTACCAGACAACCCTTAACACCATTTGACCGATATCCCTTTCCTTTCCCAAATCCAAGCCCATGGCCAGAGGATGAGGATAAGAAAAATGGATGCAGATCTCGTTGGATAGAACCTAAATTTGGCAGGTATCCCTGTCATTCTGATTACGCGAAACTTTTCAGCGGCACACGTCTGGAATACCAGGTAACAGCTCCTGATGGATTGACTGCTGATTTTGATGCTGTACGCGGAGATATGCTGATAGAAGTAAAAACAGGATATGAGTGGTTATTGAATAAACATCTTTCACCTGAAATGCAGGCGAGGAAGAAGCAGGTAATTAGTCGGTTTATGGATCAAAGTATCAGGCAGTTCCTGATAGCAGCTGAATGCGGCTATGACGTTGAGTGGTATTTTAATTCTAAACCAGTGGCTGATATGATGCGGGATGAACTGCCTCATGTGGAGGTAAAATGGCGGGCGTTTAATTGCGATAAGGATAGCGATTTTACGTGGTAA
- a CDS encoding ribose-phosphate pyrophosphokinase: MQPSVKIFTGNSNPALAEKIASRYGNGLGKLTIQKFSDGEFQPIYMESIRGDYVFLVQSTNSPSDNLMELLMMIDAAKRASAGYITAVIPYFGFARQDRKDKPRVAIASKLVANLLTSAGANRVITMDLHAPQIQGFFDIPVDHLDSSAIFIPYIENLKLENLTFASPDVGSTNRVREVAAYFNAEMVICDKHRKRANEIASMVVIGDVKDKDIVLIDDICDTAGTLTKAANLLIEKGAKSVRAFCTHPVLSGKAYENIENSVLEEFVICDTIPLKQQSSKIKVISVADLFAVAIRNMHENKSITNLFVHSHRR; encoded by the coding sequence ATGCAACCATCAGTAAAAATATTCACAGGGAACAGCAATCCCGCGCTGGCAGAGAAAATCGCCAGCCGCTACGGCAACGGGTTAGGCAAATTGACAATTCAGAAGTTCAGTGACGGAGAATTCCAGCCAATTTATATGGAAAGTATCCGCGGTGATTATGTTTTTCTCGTGCAGAGCACTAATTCTCCATCGGACAACCTGATGGAGTTATTAATGATGATCGACGCAGCCAAAAGGGCTTCTGCCGGGTATATCACCGCAGTAATTCCGTATTTTGGCTTCGCCCGGCAGGACAGAAAGGACAAACCTAGGGTAGCCATCGCCTCTAAGCTGGTAGCGAATCTGCTCACGTCGGCAGGTGCTAACAGGGTGATTACCATGGATTTGCACGCTCCTCAGATCCAGGGCTTCTTCGATATCCCGGTAGACCACCTGGATAGTTCGGCAATTTTCATACCGTACATTGAGAATTTGAAGCTGGAAAATCTTACCTTTGCGTCCCCTGATGTGGGTAGCACTAACAGGGTAAGGGAAGTAGCAGCCTACTTCAACGCGGAAATGGTGATCTGCGATAAGCACCGTAAACGTGCGAATGAGATCGCTTCCATGGTTGTAATAGGTGATGTGAAAGACAAGGACATCGTGCTGATCGATGACATCTGCGATACTGCAGGTACCCTTACCAAAGCAGCTAACCTGCTGATAGAAAAGGGAGCAAAGAGTGTTCGTGCATTTTGTACACACCCTGTGCTGAGCGGAAAGGCATACGAAAACATTGAGAATTCTGTATTGGAAGAGTTCGTTATCTGCGACACTATTCCATTGAAACAGCAATCTTCAAAGATCAAGGTGATCAGTGTTGCTGATCTCTTTGCAGTAGCCATCCGGAACATGCATGAGAACAAGTCTATCACAAACCTGTTCGTGCATAGTCACCGCCGCTAG
- a CDS encoding peptidylprolyl isomerase has translation MKYIYACLFLLILAACGQSADYRSQEIILDRAVTIDDAYKLADKYSFITASPLNSSKDTNALDKKLFSLNVGDTATIEGRYYRVVADTGNYAFRASYIHLDGAVLKHREIDSLRTLILQQYAAGKSFEELNAKYNMDPNQKDGDTGPFTAGMMVKPFEDAVRVHKKGDIFLVDVPDKKWYFVVKKTADNEGEKIRIVLSIKKVN, from the coding sequence ATGAAATACATATACGCTTGTCTGTTTTTATTGATACTAGCAGCCTGCGGTCAGTCAGCCGACTACCGCTCCCAGGAAATCATTCTTGACCGGGCAGTTACGATTGACGATGCTTACAAGCTGGCTGATAAATATTCCTTTATCACCGCGAGTCCATTGAACTCTTCAAAGGATACAAATGCGTTGGATAAAAAGCTGTTTAGTTTGAATGTAGGAGATACTGCCACCATTGAAGGGCGTTATTACAGGGTAGTCGCAGATACCGGGAATTACGCCTTCCGGGCCAGCTACATCCACCTGGATGGTGCGGTGTTAAAACATAGAGAGATAGACAGCCTCCGCACGTTGATACTACAGCAATACGCTGCTGGTAAATCTTTCGAAGAGCTGAATGCTAAATATAACATGGATCCCAATCAAAAGGACGGAGATACCGGTCCATTTACAGCCGGTATGATGGTAAAACCATTTGAAGATGCTGTACGTGTCCACAAAAAAGGAGATATCTTTTTAGTAGATGTGCCTGATAAGAAATGGTACTTTGTAGTGAAGAAAACTGCCGATAATGAAGGCGAAAAGATAAGGATCGTATTAAGTATTAAGAAAGTAAATTAA
- a CDS encoding MarR family winged helix-turn-helix transcriptional regulator yields MPNTFVTNPSFFKLDATLKRIRNYWQKTFDIHKVDITVDQWLLIENLYKHKKITHNELAKLTSKDITTVSRIIELLVKKELVLREGSPQDRRKVYLQLTVKGADKYKEARPLVLEMRKTGWNHLTEDDFQELTRILDVIYNNVPDEVTLTKQVPEDK; encoded by the coding sequence ATGCCTAATACTTTCGTAACGAATCCATCTTTTTTTAAGTTGGATGCCACCCTTAAAAGAATCCGTAACTACTGGCAAAAGACTTTTGATATTCATAAAGTGGACATTACTGTTGACCAATGGCTGCTGATAGAAAACCTGTATAAGCACAAAAAGATTACGCATAACGAACTCGCTAAGCTGACATCGAAAGATATTACCACCGTTTCCCGTATTATTGAATTACTGGTTAAGAAAGAACTGGTACTTAGGGAAGGATCTCCCCAGGACCGCAGGAAGGTATATTTACAACTCACTGTTAAAGGCGCAGATAAGTATAAGGAAGCAAGGCCTTTAGTGCTGGAAATGCGTAAAACAGGCTGGAATCATCTTACAGAAGACGATTTTCAGGAGCTGACGAGGATACTGGATGTGATTTATAACAACGTGCCGGATGAGGTTACTTTGACGAAACAGGTGCCAGAAGATAAGTAA
- a CDS encoding ATP-grasp domain-containing protein: MEQFKKIQWVVQRNLTNPTDFEGMQHACEQLSIPFIPLDIIPFSTELPSFDRSRRSIIYGSTTFNALAREEASLREGIFFDEAQFSIENYFHHWGRYMLNYGARITTFEELIVSNEYPGDKMLFIRPNDDNKSFAGEMKRYDEIRDWYAQLSSVEKFTDGKIVISEPYNIQYEWRLWIVNKQVIAASKYRHYFKLKKEEGCPDSVVAFAQARCEEYTPHDVFVMDICLCGDEYFIVECGGMNAAGFYKARIGDIVKGVSEYFVGT, from the coding sequence ATGGAACAGTTTAAAAAAATACAATGGGTTGTACAGCGCAACCTTACTAACCCCACTGATTTTGAAGGCATGCAGCATGCCTGTGAGCAATTAAGTATTCCATTTATCCCATTGGATATTATTCCTTTTTCGACTGAATTACCTTCATTTGACAGGAGCCGCCGATCTATTATATACGGGTCTACGACGTTTAATGCCCTCGCGAGGGAGGAAGCTTCTTTGCGGGAGGGTATCTTCTTTGATGAAGCGCAGTTTTCGATAGAAAATTATTTCCATCATTGGGGCAGATATATGCTTAACTATGGAGCCCGAATTACGACGTTTGAGGAATTAATTGTTAGCAATGAGTATCCAGGGGATAAAATGTTGTTTATTCGCCCAAATGACGACAACAAATCATTTGCAGGGGAGATGAAACGATATGATGAGATCAGGGATTGGTATGCTCAGTTATCATCGGTGGAAAAATTTACAGATGGTAAGATTGTTATTTCTGAGCCGTATAATATTCAATATGAATGGCGGCTTTGGATTGTGAATAAGCAGGTGATAGCGGCTTCCAAGTATAGGCATTATTTTAAATTAAAAAAAGAGGAAGGTTGTCCGGATAGTGTGGTAGCATTTGCGCAGGCGAGGTGTGAGGAGTATACCCCGCATGATGTATTTGTGATGGATATCTGTTTGTGTGGGGATGAGTATTTTATTGTGGAGTGTGGGGGGATGAATGCGGCAGGGTTTTATAAAGCGAGGATTGGAGATATCGTGAAGGGGGTATCGGAGTATTTTGTAGGAACCTGA
- the pth gene encoding aminoacyl-tRNA hydrolase, whose translation MKYLIVGLGNIGAEYEHTRHNIGFDIADTFVAKHGATYKSERLADVAEVKWKGRTLIVIKPTTYMNLSGKAVKYWMDKEKVPLENIFVLVDDLALPVEVLRIRPGGSDAGQNGLKNIQELLGTNQYPRLRFGIGNNYPKGRQVDFVLGKWPKDEMVIVQWKLEKCVEIIEGFVSIGLERTMNKYNNLKYSPGS comes from the coding sequence ATGAAATACCTGATAGTAGGGCTAGGGAATATAGGCGCAGAATATGAGCATACCCGCCATAATATTGGATTCGATATAGCAGATACCTTTGTTGCAAAGCACGGAGCTACCTACAAAAGCGAACGCCTGGCGGATGTGGCAGAAGTGAAATGGAAAGGGCGTACCCTTATTGTAATAAAGCCTACCACCTACATGAACCTGAGTGGCAAAGCCGTAAAATACTGGATGGACAAGGAGAAAGTCCCATTGGAAAATATCTTTGTACTGGTAGATGACCTGGCCCTGCCGGTAGAAGTGCTACGTATCCGCCCTGGTGGTAGCGATGCAGGACAAAACGGGCTTAAGAATATTCAGGAGCTACTGGGTACAAACCAGTATCCAAGGCTGAGATTCGGTATTGGTAATAACTATCCTAAAGGCAGACAGGTTGATTTTGTATTGGGCAAATGGCCTAAAGATGAAATGGTAATAGTGCAGTGGAAACTGGAAAAATGCGTGGAAATCATTGAAGGATTTGTATCTATAGGTTTGGAACGCACAATGAACAAGTATAATAACCTTAAATATTCACCCGGAAGCTAA
- a CDS encoding 50S ribosomal protein L25, translated as MKTITIEGQLRSEYGKKATRQVRSEGQVPCVIYGGAETVSFSAPAVAFKTLVYTSEFQLAEIKLGANTYRCVLKDLQFDTVTDELSHIDFLELVEDKPVAVSLPIKIVGQSEGVKAGGKLVVKIKALKVKALPKYLRENIEVNIDNLELNGNIRVEDVVAENIEITNSPRIPIASVVMTRQLRQEEAANEKDAKKK; from the coding sequence ATGAAAACGATAACAATCGAAGGACAACTCAGAAGCGAATATGGCAAAAAAGCCACCCGCCAGGTACGTTCTGAGGGACAAGTGCCTTGTGTTATTTACGGGGGTGCTGAAACCGTGAGCTTTTCTGCTCCGGCTGTTGCTTTCAAAACGCTGGTTTACACTTCTGAATTTCAGCTCGCTGAAATCAAATTAGGTGCTAATACTTACAGATGTGTACTGAAAGATCTGCAGTTTGATACCGTAACTGACGAGCTGTCACACATCGACTTCCTGGAACTGGTTGAAGATAAGCCAGTAGCGGTAAGTCTGCCAATCAAGATCGTAGGTCAGTCCGAAGGTGTTAAAGCCGGTGGTAAGCTGGTTGTAAAGATCAAGGCACTGAAAGTTAAGGCGCTGCCTAAGTACCTGCGTGAGAATATCGAAGTAAACATCGATAACCTGGAACTGAATGGTAACATCCGCGTAGAAGACGTAGTAGCTGAAAACATCGAGATCACTAACTCTCCTCGTATTCCTATCGCTTCCGTAGTAATGACCCGTCAGTTACGTCAGGAAGAGGCTGCTAACGAAAAAGACGCCAAGAAGAAATAA
- a CDS encoding fumarylacetoacetate hydrolase family protein has protein sequence MKIICVGRNYADHAKELKNEVPTEPVIFMKPKNALLQNNHPFYYPEFTDNLHYECELVLRICKNGKHIQEKFADKYYDQIGIGIDFTARDLQDKQKQKGLPWEIAKAFDNSAVVGQFTPITPELDKKDINFCLYKNKELVQQGNTKDLLFSFDFLVAYISKFFTLNIGDLVFTGTPAGVGPVEIGDTLEAFIENDSLLEFMVK, from the coding sequence ATGAAAATTATATGCGTTGGAAGAAACTATGCCGATCATGCAAAGGAATTGAAAAATGAGGTACCGACAGAACCTGTGATTTTCATGAAGCCTAAGAATGCATTGCTGCAGAACAACCATCCATTTTACTATCCAGAGTTTACCGACAACCTCCATTATGAATGTGAACTGGTGCTGAGAATATGCAAAAATGGAAAGCATATTCAGGAAAAATTTGCAGATAAATACTATGACCAGATTGGGATTGGTATTGATTTCACTGCCCGTGATCTGCAGGATAAGCAAAAACAGAAAGGATTACCGTGGGAGATTGCCAAGGCGTTTGATAATTCGGCCGTGGTAGGGCAGTTTACTCCCATTACCCCTGAGTTGGATAAAAAGGATATTAACTTCTGTTTGTATAAAAATAAAGAACTGGTGCAGCAGGGTAATACGAAAGACCTGTTGTTTTCATTTGATTTTCTGGTGGCTTATATTTCTAAATTCTTTACGCTGAATATTGGGGATCTTGTATTTACGGGAACACCCGCTGGGGTTGGTCCTGTGGAGATAGGGGATACACTGGAAGCGTTTATTGAAAATGATAGTTTGCTGGAGTTTATGGTGAAATAA
- the radC gene encoding RadC family protein — MDTIDSLAGHVSIKDWHTDDQPRHKLIIKGTGTLSDAELLALLLNTGHKNKSALLLAQEILHKSSNNLQELGKLNVNQLKKLRGIGEAKAARIIAALELGRRRQAGFMLSKTKIRNGQEAALYFKPILGDCSNERVHVLYLNFANTVIKDCCVSVGGISSAPADVRVILREALELGATSIILCHNHPSGNLSPSQADILFTRKVVQAASILDIMVLDHIIVSQAGYYSLNEEGLMEEEKKQPVKSRLIRENNSPLGFSGMRIAMA, encoded by the coding sequence ATGGATACCATTGATTCGTTAGCCGGGCATGTGTCAATCAAAGATTGGCACACAGATGACCAACCACGACACAAGTTAATCATAAAAGGAACAGGAACATTGAGTGATGCAGAATTGCTCGCTTTATTATTAAATACAGGCCATAAGAACAAATCCGCATTGTTGCTGGCACAGGAAATACTTCACAAATCATCCAATAATTTACAGGAATTAGGGAAGCTAAATGTCAATCAGTTGAAGAAACTGAGGGGAATTGGCGAAGCTAAAGCAGCCAGAATAATAGCTGCTTTGGAACTCGGGCGCCGAAGGCAGGCCGGATTCATGCTGTCAAAAACCAAAATCAGAAACGGGCAGGAAGCAGCTTTATATTTTAAACCCATTCTGGGAGATTGCTCCAATGAGCGGGTACATGTACTTTATTTAAATTTTGCGAATACAGTGATCAAGGATTGTTGTGTGAGCGTGGGAGGTATTTCTTCTGCACCCGCCGATGTGAGAGTGATTCTGAGAGAGGCGCTGGAACTGGGAGCTACCTCTATTATTCTTTGCCATAACCACCCTTCAGGTAATCTGAGTCCCAGTCAGGCCGATATTCTTTTTACACGAAAGGTGGTACAGGCTGCCAGCATTTTGGATATAATGGTGCTGGATCATATCATCGTTTCACAGGCAGGGTACTATAGTCTGAATGAAGAAGGTCTGATGGAGGAAGAAAAAAAGCAACCAGTAAAGAGCAGGCTAATCAGAGAAAACAACTCTCCATTAGGCTTCTCCGGAATGAGGATTGCCATGGCATAA